In the Nerophis ophidion isolate RoL-2023_Sa linkage group LG01, RoL_Noph_v1.0, whole genome shotgun sequence genome, one interval contains:
- the med27 gene encoding mediator of RNA polymerase II transcription subunit 27, with the protein MADVVSVEVNLDAFSHAISGIQALRSSVSRVFESLKDGMKNRDTLENREKQFIAEFQDNLQAVNRDLNELERLSGLVGRPSESHPLHNSGLLSLDPVQDKTPLYSQLLQAYKWSNKLQYHAGLASGLLNQQSLKRSANQMGASAKRRPKVQPSTLVLPPQYVDDVISRIGRMFPDMTIELFRPNGTSAVLLVTLGKVLKAIVVMRSLFIDRTLVRGFNENVYNDDGKLDIWTKSQHQVFQKVTDHATTALLHYQLPQMPEVVVRSFMTWLRSYIKLFQSPCQRCGHFLQDGLPPTWRDFRTLEAFHDTCRM; encoded by the exons ATGGCGGACGTGGTGAGTGTGGAAGTCAACCTGGACGCTTTCTCGCACGCTATCAGCGGGATTCAGGCGCTCCGCTCCAGCGTCAGCCGCGTGTTCGAGTCCCTGAAGGATGGCATGAAGAACCGGGATACCTTGGAAAACCGGGAGAAACAATTTATAGCCGAATTCCAGGACAATCTGCAGGCGGTCAACAGAGACCTGAA CGAGTTGGAGCGCCTCAGTGGTCTTGTTGGTCGACCCTCCGAGTCTCACCCGCTCCACAACAGTGGACTTCTTAGTCTGGACCCTGTTCAGGACAAAACTCCTCTGTACTCTCAGCTGCTGCAGGCCTACAAATGGTCAAACAAG ttgcaGTACCACGCAGGCCTGGCCTCCGGTTTGTTGAACCAGCAGTCACTCAAGCGGTCAGCCAATCAGATGGGAGCTTCAGCCAAAAGACGGCCTAAGGTCCAGCCCAGCACGCTGGTCCTTCCCCCTCA GTATGTGGACGACGTCATCTCTCGGATAGGAAGGATGTTTCCCGACATGACAATTGAACTGTTCCGACCTAATGGGACGTCTGCCGTGCTGCTG GTGACCCTGGGCAAGGTGCTGAAGGCCATCGTTGTGATGCGTTCACTGTTCATCGACAGAACGTTGGTCCGAGGCTTCAACGAGAACGTTTACAACGATGACGGAAAG CTGGACATCTGGACCAAGTCCCAGCACCAGGTCTTCCAGAAG GTAACGGACCACGCCACCACCGCGCTGCTGCACTACCAGCTGCCCCAGATGCCCGAGGTGGTGGTACGCTCCTTCATG ACTTGGCTGAGGAGCTACATCAAACTCTTCCAGTCTCCCTGTCAGCGATGTGGTCACTTCCTGCAGGACGGACTTCCTCCCACCTGGAGGGACTTTAGGACCCTGGAGGCCTTCCACGACACCTGCCGCATGTGA